A window from Triticum aestivum cultivar Chinese Spring chromosome 6D, IWGSC CS RefSeq v2.1, whole genome shotgun sequence encodes these proteins:
- the LOC123145092 gene encoding zinc finger CCCH domain-containing protein 17 has protein sequence MDFEADGRFGNKRVHNRLGPAPGAASSSSSTKVCIHWRAGRCNRFPCPFLHSELPEAATTKRPNQRDGPGGHVWRNPNSGGGGRGGGGFNKWGRGPGGADGGVRHKVPDRPCKFFLAGDCTYGEKCRYPHTYCMSNSITLLTPLQGHEKVVTGIALPTGSDKLYSGSKDGTVRLWDCQTGQCAGVLPVGGEVGCMISEGPWLFVGIPDAVKVWNMQTQAEMNLTGPTGQVYALAIGNELLFAATQDGRILAWRFSTVTNCFEPAASLTGHQLAVVSLIVGGMRLYSGSMDKTIRVWDLATLQCIQTLSDHTNVVMSLLCWDQFLLSCSLDQTIKVWAATESGNLEVTYTHKEENGALALTGMPDAQSKPVLVCSLNDNTVRLYDLPSFSDRGRIFSKQEIRAIQTGPGGLFFTGDGTGELKVWQWIIDASQT, from the exons ATGGACTTCGAGGCCGACGGCCGCTTCGGCAACAAGCGCGTGCACAACCGCCTCGGACCGGCGCCCGGCGCcgcctcttcgtcttcctctaccaAGGTCTGCATCCATTGGCGCGCTGGGCGATGCAATCGCTTCCCCTGCCCCTTCCTCCATAGCGAGCTCCCTGAGGCGGCCACCACCAAGCGCCCGAACCAAAGGGATGGCCCTGGTGGGCACGTCTGGCGCAACCCCAACTCaggaggaggcggccgcggcggcggcggcttcaacAAATGGGGGAGGGGCCCCGGAGGCGCAGACGGTGGCGTGAGGCACAAGGTGCCCGACCGGCCCTGCAagttcttcctcgccggagactgcaCTTACGGCGAGAAGTGCCGCTACCCGCACACATATTGCATGAGCAATAGCATCACTCTGCTCACCCCTCTCCAGGGCCACGAGAAG GTTGTGACAGGGATCGCACTGCCTACTGGGTCAGACAAGCTGTATTCTGGTAGTAAGGATGGAACAGTGCGCCTTTGGGATTGTCAAACTGGACAG TGTGCTGGTGTCCTCCCCGTGGGGGGTGAGGTTGGGTGCATGATCAGCGAGGGGCCATGGTTGTTTGTTGGAATACCTGATGCTGTCAAG GTTTGGAATATGCAAACTCAAGCAGAAATGAACCTCACCGGGCCGACTGGACAAGTCTATGCACTCGCAATTGGCAATGAGCTACTCTTTGCTGCAACACAG GATGGAAGGATTTTGGCATGGAGATTTAGCACCGTGACAAATTGTTTTGAGCCAGCTGCTTCTCTTACCGGGCACCAGCTTGCTGTTGTTTCGTTAATAGTAGGAGGCATGAGACTTTACTCTGGCTCAATGGATAAAACCATTAGA GTATGGGATCTGGCAACGTTGCAGTGCATACAGACTCTTTCTGATCATACGAATGTAGTTATGTCTCTACTATGCTGGGATCAGTTTCTGTTATCTTGTTCTTTGGATCAAACAATAAAA GTCTGGGCGGCTACAGAAAGTGGAAACTTGGAAGTAACATATACACACAAAGAGGAGAAC GGTGCACTTGCTCTTACTGGCATGCCTGATGCACAATCAAAACCTGTGCTAGTatgttcattaaatgacaacactgTCCGCCTCTATGACCTGCCATC GTTCAGTGATAGGGGCAGAATATTCTCCAAGCAGGAAATTAGGGCAATACAAACTGGACCTGGTGGTTTATTTTTCACTGGGGATGGAACCGGTGAGCTGAAGGTTTGGCAATGGATTATTGATGCCTCCCAAACCTGA